The Watersipora subatra chromosome 1, tzWatSuba1.1, whole genome shotgun sequence genome has a window encoding:
- the LOC137385622 gene encoding uncharacterized protein, producing the protein MSMKLKNYLSAKRLKRKLSKPSINASQGSINDSFADFNDNEVLPSNTTRDDMFLRPKRDGAVGQRSDMTQSFSGILPSYQSRLVQTDTPVPYTDHGSQADLHITAADSKLKYSPLSGDPDLFFYKDSISSMEVGGLDEDETNSNLYYHSLPSNQTTYHQIREIQYNSLPSATTHTTYTERMPSTNPPRLCSRWKRSRIKTNPWLPLPELNKTETLQRFRKVNSRAEPRLSRFFSEVEELMKKQLTTADESREDANTTYLSRSNESLASTCSTATEIPVRKGFYSSVRLPSEGYTSACESSDLNLADTESLATESRCSSPSGLLKRHGDVEPSLTGYCPPSLQDFNASINNNNNSWTSSSSSLISEKMFASSYSSPKYHALEDKVRKLCQSTSDLDEKMRQARLESSYIQTMS; encoded by the exons ATGAGCATGAAACTCAAGAACTACCTGAGCGCGAAAAGGCTGAAAAGAAAGCTCTCAAAGCCGAGTATTAATGCTTCCCAAGGCAGCATTAATGATAGCTTCGCAGACTTCAATGACAATGAGGTACTACCATCAAACACCACAAGGGATGATATGTTTTTGAGGCCAAAGAGAGACGGTGCTGTCGGACAGCGGTCAGATATGACTCAGAGTTTCTCTGGAATATTACCGAGCTACCAGAGCCGTCTTGTGCAGACTGATACACCCGTCCCCTACACCGACCATGGTTCACAAGCTGACTTACACATTACCGCTGCCGACAGTAAGCTGAAGTATTCTCCTCTTTCTGGGGATCCcgatttatttttttacaaagacAGCATAAGCAGTATGGAAGTGGGTGGTTTGGATGAAGACGAAACAAACAGCAATTTATATTATCACTCTCTGCCTTCAAACCAAACTACTTATCACCAAATAAGAGAGATTCAATACAACTCTCTACCGTCCGCTACGACTCACACTACTTATACAGAACGCATGCCATCAACTAACCCTCCTCGACTCTGTAGTCGCTGGAAGAGAAGCAGAATTAAGACTAATCCTTGGCTGCCGCTGCCAGAGCTAAACAAGACTGAAACACTGCAGAGATTCAGAAAGGTCAACAGCAGGGCTGAACCACGACTCTCACGCTTTTTCTCTGAG GTAGAAGAATTGATGAAGAAACAGCTTACAACTGCAGATGAGAGCAGAGAGGATGCAAACACCACATATCTAAGTCGGAGCAACGAATCCCTAGCGAGCACCTGCAGTACTGCTACAGAAATTCCTGTGCGAAAGGGTTTTTACTCATCTGTACGTTTGCCTTCGGAGGGATATACATCCGCTTGCGAAAGCAGTGACCTTAACCTTGCCGACACAGAATCACTTGCAACCGAATCTAGATGCTCATCGCCTAGCGGTTTATTAAAGCGGCATGGAGATGTTGAGCCTAGTCTAACTGGATATTGCCCTCCTTCGTTGCAGGACTTTAACGCTTCtattaacaacaacaataatagtTGGACATCTTCGTCTAGCTCATTAATATCAGAGAAAATGTTTGCCTCGTCATATTCATCGCCTAAATACCACGCTCTTGAAGATAAGGTGCGCAAGCTCTGCCAATCAACATCAGATCTTGACGAGAAGATGAGGCAAGCTCGATTGGAATCTAGTTACATCCAAACAATGTCTTAA